A part of Dehalogenimonas sp. W genomic DNA contains:
- a CDS encoding DUF47 family protein, which yields MVKLSLMPREEKFFDLIEAAAANMVEIAVAFKDLVDDWRDVPDKISKIADLEHAGDSVTHQIIALLHRSFVTPFDREDIALLAHSMDDVTDLIHSSADYMLLYKVGTPGPRVQSLAGLIVTAAREIAAAAPKLRKTATMKKLFEHCIEINRLENLADQEFRAALVELFDEQNMADVIKWREIFEAMESATDRCEDVANVFEGVALKNA from the coding sequence GTGGTCAAGCTTTCACTTATGCCCCGTGAGGAAAAATTTTTTGATCTTATTGAGGCTGCCGCCGCCAATATGGTGGAGATTGCCGTTGCCTTCAAGGATCTGGTAGATGACTGGCGTGATGTACCGGATAAAATATCCAAAATAGCCGACCTGGAGCACGCCGGAGACTCAGTCACCCACCAGATCATCGCCCTGCTGCACCGCAGCTTCGTCACCCCCTTTGACCGCGAAGACATCGCCCTGCTGGCTCATTCCATGGATGATGTTACCGATCTTATTCACTCCTCGGCGGACTATATGCTGCTGTATAAAGTCGGCACACCCGGCCCCCGGGTCCAGAGCCTGGCCGGGCTGATTGTCACGGCCGCCCGGGAAATAGCCGCCGCGGCGCCCAAACTCCGCAAAACCGCTACCATGAAAAAACTGTTTGAACACTGTATTGAAATCAACCGGCTGGAGAATCTGGCCGACCAGGAGTTCCGGGCGGCGCTGGTGGAATTATTTGACGAACAGAATATGGCCGACGTAATCAAATGGCGAGAGATTTTTGAAGCCATGGAGAGCGCTACTGACCGTTGCGAAGACGTGGCCAACGTTTTTGAAGGGGTTGCCCTGAAGAATGCCTGA
- a CDS encoding cation diffusion facilitator family transporter: MQQHTHSHSAGGRLKLGIIISSLIFLAEIIGGLLANSLALLSDAGHVLTDIVALSLSAYALRQAQRPPDHRMTFGYHRLGVVVAVVNALAIFGIAGFIIYEAVQRLQAPPDVDSPVMLGVAVIGLTANLVVAFWLREAQKESINIKSAFLHVVGDALASIGVIIGAIIIMLTGLTAADAVVSVVIALIIAVSAWGILSEAVKVLLEAAPGHVNLVVLAGEIAAIPGVEGVHDLHVWSLTPQLHALSAHIVIGDRMTSETARVRGDVERLLGDQYGITHTTLQVECLNCGPGGILCNPENGNHLLPPHQPDQ; the protein is encoded by the coding sequence ATGCAGCAACACACGCACTCCCATTCCGCCGGTGGCCGGTTGAAGTTGGGAATCATCATCTCCAGCTTAATATTCTTAGCCGAGATAATCGGTGGATTATTAGCCAATAGTCTGGCGCTGCTGTCAGACGCCGGTCATGTCCTGACTGACATCGTGGCGCTGTCGCTTTCAGCCTACGCCCTGCGTCAGGCCCAGAGACCCCCAGACCACCGCATGACCTTCGGTTATCACCGGTTGGGGGTTGTGGTGGCGGTAGTCAATGCCCTGGCGATCTTCGGCATCGCCGGTTTTATTATCTATGAGGCGGTACAACGTCTGCAGGCACCGCCGGATGTGGACAGCCCCGTCATGCTGGGTGTGGCGGTCATCGGTCTGACGGCCAATCTGGTGGTGGCATTTTGGTTGCGGGAAGCGCAGAAAGAAAGTATCAATATTAAGAGTGCTTTCCTTCATGTCGTCGGCGACGCACTGGCTTCAATCGGAGTCATCATCGGGGCGATAATCATCATGCTTACCGGTCTGACGGCCGCTGATGCCGTCGTCAGCGTGGTTATTGCCCTGATAATTGCGGTTTCCGCCTGGGGGATTCTGTCCGAAGCGGTCAAGGTATTATTGGAGGCGGCGCCCGGTCATGTCAACCTGGTGGTGCTGGCCGGGGAGATTGCAGCAATTCCGGGTGTTGAAGGTGTTCACGACCTTCATGTCTGGAGCCTGACGCCTCAGCTCCATGCTCTTTCGGCTCACATTGTCATCGGCGACCGGATGACCTCGGAAACGGCCAGAGTCAGGGGTGACGTAGAACGGCTGCTGGGCGACCAATATGGCATAACCCACACAACTTTACAGGTTGAATGCCTTAATTGCGGCCCGGGTGGAATTCTCTGTAATCCGGAGAACGGCAATCACCTGTTGCCGCCACACCAACCAGATCAATGA
- a CDS encoding TrkH family potassium uptake protein gives MNLITIVHFLSLLVTLLGGVMAVPTALSLVQGEPSAGAMSAATIITTFGGGLVFLLTRSRRQKLAQRDVFVLVVAAWVAACIFGALPYYFSGALPTFLDAFFEAMSGFTTTGATVMTHISDQSQGILLWRSLTQWLGGMGIITLFVALFPLLGIGAAQMADAEMPGEAGERMTSRIRETAKVLWLIYISFTVLCFGSLMVAGLPLFDSVNISLTTLPTGGFAPVNLSIEEYGNTAVQLIVNFFMLLAGINFALFYYLFMKRKPGKLFKNPEFQLYIGLMAAAILFITFNLVVNDVMPFADALRQGSFQATSIMTTTGYTSANYDTWPVFSRAIILMLMVVGGSAGATAGGIKVIRLLVLIKYSYRRVVLAFNPNAVIPLKVGDTVMPEKTVSRIMSLTVLYLAILWGGFLVMSALGLDIETALSAVVSAISNVGPGLGGVGPYENFAWIPDAGKGVLIVLMLAGRLELFTLLVLFVPSFWRRY, from the coding sequence ATGAACTTAATCACCATCGTTCATTTTCTAAGTCTGCTGGTCACGCTGCTGGGCGGTGTGATGGCCGTACCGACGGCCCTTAGTCTGGTTCAGGGCGAACCATCAGCCGGCGCCATGTCGGCGGCTACGATTATTACGACCTTCGGTGGCGGGTTGGTTTTCCTCTTGACCCGTTCCCGGCGTCAGAAACTGGCCCAGCGCGATGTTTTTGTCCTTGTCGTTGCTGCCTGGGTGGCGGCTTGCATATTCGGGGCGTTACCGTATTACTTCTCCGGAGCGCTTCCGACTTTTCTGGATGCCTTTTTTGAAGCAATGAGCGGCTTCACCACCACCGGGGCCACGGTGATGACGCACATCAGCGATCAGTCCCAGGGTATTCTGCTGTGGCGTTCCCTTACCCAGTGGTTGGGCGGCATGGGCATCATCACTCTCTTTGTCGCTTTATTCCCACTGCTGGGCATTGGTGCCGCGCAAATGGCCGATGCCGAGATGCCGGGAGAAGCCGGCGAGCGAATGACCTCCCGTATCCGGGAGACCGCCAAAGTATTGTGGCTAATTTACATCAGTTTTACTGTTCTGTGTTTCGGTTCGTTGATGGTCGCCGGATTACCCCTTTTTGACAGCGTTAATATTTCACTGACCACTTTACCCACCGGTGGCTTTGCGCCGGTCAATCTGAGTATTGAGGAATACGGCAATACCGCGGTGCAGCTTATCGTTAATTTCTTCATGCTGCTGGCTGGTATCAATTTTGCCCTGTTCTACTATCTTTTTATGAAGCGAAAGCCGGGCAAGCTTTTCAAAAACCCTGAGTTTCAGCTTTACATAGGGCTGATGGCGGCGGCAATATTGTTCATTACCTTTAACCTGGTGGTTAACGATGTGATGCCGTTTGCCGATGCCCTGCGACAGGGCAGTTTTCAAGCCACCTCCATCATGACGACTACCGGTTATACCAGCGCCAATTATGATACCTGGCCGGTTTTCAGCCGAGCGATAATTCTGATGTTGATGGTCGTTGGCGGCTCAGCCGGGGCAACCGCCGGCGGTATTAAGGTTATCCGGCTGCTGGTTCTCATCAAGTATTCTTATCGCCGGGTGGTACTAGCCTTCAACCCCAACGCAGTTATCCCCTTGAAGGTTGGTGATACGGTCATGCCGGAAAAAACCGTCTCCCGGATTATGAGCCTGACCGTGCTGTATCTGGCCATTCTCTGGGGCGGCTTTTTGGTGATGAGTGCGCTTGGCCTTGATATTGAAACCGCTTTATCGGCAGTTGTCTCCGCTATTTCCAATGTCGGTCCCGGTCTGGGCGGCGTCGGTCCCTACGAAAACTTTGCCTGGATACCGGATGCCGGCAAGGGAGTATTGATCGTATTGATGCTGGCCGGGCGGCTGGAACTGTTTACCCTGCTGGTGCTGTTTGTACCATCATTCTGGCGGCGGTATTAA
- a CDS encoding guanylate kinase, which yields MVVLSGPSGVGKDAVLARMKHQGLSLDYITTATTRPIRPKEIEGRDYYFYKKEDFRALIDQDELLEWAEVYGNYYGVPKAPVRESLKNGRDVMVKVDVQGAASIKRMAPEAIFIFLLPPSLEELNKRLSHRLTESPETLKRRLDTAPKELAELQMFDYFVVNEEGRIDQAVDTISAIITAEKARIHPRRIDL from the coding sequence ATGGTGGTATTGTCAGGGCCTTCCGGGGTCGGCAAGGACGCCGTGTTGGCGCGGATGAAGCATCAGGGATTATCCTTGGATTACATCACTACCGCTACCACCCGGCCGATACGTCCCAAAGAAATTGAAGGCCGGGACTATTATTTCTACAAAAAGGAAGATTTCCGCGCCCTCATTGATCAGGATGAATTGCTGGAATGGGCGGAAGTTTACGGCAATTATTACGGCGTGCCCAAGGCTCCGGTGCGTGAGTCATTAAAAAATGGCCGGGACGTCATGGTCAAGGTAGATGTTCAGGGGGCGGCCAGCATCAAGCGGATGGCGCCCGAGGCGATCTTCATCTTTCTGTTGCCGCCGTCTCTGGAGGAATTGAATAAGCGGTTGTCACACCGTCTGACCGAATCTCCGGAAACGCTCAAAAGGCGGCTTGATACAGCCCCAAAGGAATTGGCTGAGCTTCAGATGTTTGATTACTTTGTGGTCAATGAAGAAGGCCGGATTGACCAGGCTGTTGACACCATTTCGGCTATTATTACTGCTGAAAAAGCCCGGATTCATCCTCGCCGGATTGACCTTTAG
- a CDS encoding CCA tRNA nucleotidyltransferase, which translates to MSRQNMEMPTNLAEKLTQALPPLAAGLLRRATTAAAEHGYRVYLVGGAVRDILLGRSGFDLDLSVEGDAIELAKALATSDEQVTVHHRFNTARLLLNGYHLDLARSRAETYARPGALPTVRPGPIRADLIRRDFSINAMAISLNADDCGELIDLHHGRDDLNAGLIRVLHPHSFIDDATRLWRAVRYEQRLGFTLEAETLKLFQRDRGMITAITPDRQRYELECALGEPEPEKALQRADSLGLLKLWHPVFQGDAWLAAAFQQARLLFGEPSPLLYLALLCWRLTPQQKEALAKTLRLTRKQYRVLAESTVIGEGLPLLNSIQAAPSRLTALLAGLDTTVLQAALATPLPDRARRNIQEFISVWAQVAPQLTGDELQAMGVPRGPEIGRLLEEIRDRRLDGRITSRTEEADFVVSRLAFLAQPGEDSINRL; encoded by the coding sequence ATGTCCCGACAAAACATGGAAATGCCGACAAATCTCGCCGAAAAACTGACACAGGCCTTGCCCCCGCTGGCCGCAGGCCTTCTGCGCCGGGCCACAACCGCTGCTGCGGAGCACGGCTACCGGGTCTATCTGGTTGGCGGGGCAGTGCGGGATATCCTGCTGGGCCGGTCCGGCTTTGACCTGGACCTGTCCGTGGAAGGCGACGCCATTGAACTGGCTAAGGCACTGGCAACCAGTGATGAACAGGTAACGGTGCATCACCGCTTCAATACCGCCCGGCTTCTATTGAACGGCTATCACCTGGACCTGGCCCGCAGCCGGGCGGAAACCTACGCCCGTCCCGGCGCCCTGCCAACGGTGCGACCGGGCCCTATCAGGGCCGATCTGATACGACGGGATTTCAGTATCAACGCCATGGCGATATCGCTGAATGCGGATGATTGCGGGGAATTGATTGACCTTCACCACGGCCGGGACGACCTGAACGCCGGGCTGATTCGGGTCCTCCATCCCCACAGTTTTATTGACGACGCCACCCGATTATGGCGGGCGGTGCGTTACGAACAACGGCTGGGATTCACGCTGGAAGCCGAAACCCTCAAACTTTTCCAGCGGGATCGGGGCATGATTACCGCAATTACGCCGGACCGGCAGCGCTACGAACTAGAATGCGCTCTTGGCGAACCGGAACCGGAGAAAGCCCTTCAGCGGGCCGATAGCCTGGGATTACTCAAATTATGGCACCCCGTCTTTCAGGGCGACGCCTGGCTGGCAGCCGCCTTTCAACAGGCCAGGTTGTTGTTTGGGGAACCGTCGCCCCTTCTGTACCTGGCGCTCCTGTGCTGGCGCCTGACCCCTCAGCAGAAAGAGGCGCTGGCCAAAACGCTCCGCTTAACCCGAAAACAGTATCGGGTACTGGCAGAGTCCACCGTCATCGGTGAAGGGCTGCCCCTGCTGAATTCAATCCAGGCGGCGCCATCCCGTTTGACGGCACTGCTGGCCGGGCTGGATACAACGGTATTGCAGGCCGCCCTGGCGACTCCGCTGCCGGACCGCGCCCGCCGGAACATCCAGGAGTTCATTTCCGTTTGGGCTCAGGTTGCCCCGCAACTTACCGGAGATGAGTTACAGGCGATGGGCGTCCCCCGCGGGCCTGAAATCGGACGATTACTGGAAGAGATAAGGGACCGGCGGCTGGACGGCCGAATCACCAGCCGCACCGAAGAAGCAGACTTCGTTGTTTCCCGGCTGGCTTTTCTCGCCCAGCCGGGAGAAGACTCAATAAACCGGCTGTAG
- a CDS encoding inorganic phosphate transporter, with protein MPEAALGVLIFIVVLAVGLGFVNGMNDAANAIATVVGTRVLSPRTAIIMAAFANLLGAATGTAVAATIGKGILHPEFITFNVIIAALAAIVIWGGAATFFGLPISLTHGLVSGLAFAGLAVGGFDAVNITVLGKIISAVFTAPMLGFVGAFFLMLAVYWLFKDSLPSRIRHIFSNGQVLSSMFMAYTHGKNDGQMPIGVITMALVIYTGNSGLWDGIPWWVIIVSATAISMGTAIGGWRVMKTLGFRVTNLKPAQGFVAQTGAAGIIELASNLGIPVSTTHSMSAAIMGVGATRRFSAVRWSVAGNILTAWVVTFPACGALAFLVASILKLF; from the coding sequence ATGCCTGAAGCCGCTTTAGGCGTTCTAATCTTTATCGTTGTCCTGGCTGTTGGTCTCGGCTTCGTTAACGGCATGAACGATGCCGCCAACGCCATCGCCACCGTCGTCGGCACCCGGGTGCTGTCGCCACGGACGGCCATTATCATGGCGGCTTTCGCCAACCTGCTGGGCGCGGCCACCGGCACCGCTGTCGCCGCCACTATCGGCAAGGGCATCCTGCATCCCGAGTTCATCACCTTTAATGTTATCATCGCCGCCCTGGCGGCTATTGTGATTTGGGGCGGTGCGGCTACCTTTTTCGGCCTGCCAATCAGCCTGACCCATGGCCTGGTGTCCGGTCTGGCTTTTGCCGGCCTGGCAGTGGGCGGTTTTGACGCTGTGAATATAACTGTCTTGGGTAAAATCATCTCGGCGGTATTCACCGCGCCGATGCTGGGTTTTGTCGGAGCCTTCTTCCTGATGCTGGCGGTCTACTGGTTGTTCAAGGACAGTCTGCCTTCAAGAATCCGTCACATCTTTTCCAACGGTCAGGTGCTGTCCTCTATGTTTATGGCCTATACCCACGGTAAAAATGATGGGCAGATGCCTATCGGCGTTATCACCATGGCCCTGGTGATTTACACCGGCAACAGCGGATTATGGGACGGCATTCCGTGGTGGGTTATCATCGTGTCGGCGACAGCCATCAGTATGGGCACCGCTATCGGCGGCTGGAGGGTAATGAAGACGCTGGGTTTCCGAGTCACCAACCTGAAACCGGCGCAAGGCTTTGTCGCTCAGACCGGCGCGGCCGGCATCATTGAACTGGCGTCCAATCTGGGTATTCCGGTCAGCACCACCCATTCAATGAGCGCAGCTATTATGGGCGTCGGGGCCACCCGCCGTTTTTCGGCGGTGCGCTGGAGCGTGGCAGGCAATATTCTAACCGCCTGGGTGGTGACTTTTCCGGCCTGCGGCGCACTGGCCTTTCTCGTGGCTTCAATCCTGAAGCTATTCTGA
- a CDS encoding DUF370 domain-containing protein, with translation MAIELVHIGFGNILAMNRLIAIAPPNSAPIKRVIQESRGKGMLIDMTNGRKTKAVLFTDSGHVVLAALAPETITGRVTVGRGAAKTEVAEVPLDL, from the coding sequence ATGGCTATTGAACTGGTACACATCGGGTTCGGCAACATTCTGGCAATGAATCGCCTGATCGCCATCGCTCCGCCTAACTCCGCTCCAATAAAGCGGGTTATCCAGGAAAGCCGCGGCAAAGGGATGTTGATTGACATGACCAACGGCCGCAAGACCAAGGCGGTGTTATTTACTGATTCCGGGCATGTGGTGCTGGCCGCGCTAGCACCGGAAACGATTACCGGCAGGGTGACGGTTGGTCGTGGTGCGGCTAAAACCGAAGTGGCCGAGGTTCCGCTTGACCTTTAG
- a CDS encoding cation diffusion facilitator family transporter, with protein MSHLKSRTAAISVASNAALIILKVIAGIMTGAVSILAEAIHSALDLVAAIIAFFGVRAADKPADQEHPFGHGKWENVSGTIEAVLIFIAAVWIIYEAVNRILHNAAVEMLGWGIAVMLVSVVANTLVSRRLFKVAKATESVALEADGQHLRTDVMTSAGVLIGLALVQLTGLEILDPVIAIFVALIIIKAAYDILRKSFGSIVDTGLPDEEQAVIADIINAHREKLAGFHGLRTRKAGSQRFAELHLVMPRYLSVDEAHRVCDHLEEDLKSRLPMLEITLHVEPCEDENCPLCAVTCPERKTRKKPRRQAG; from the coding sequence ATGAGTCACCTGAAAAGCCGCACCGCCGCTATTTCCGTCGCCTCCAATGCCGCTCTGATCATCCTGAAGGTGATCGCCGGCATCATGACCGGTGCCGTCAGCATCCTGGCCGAGGCAATTCATTCCGCCCTGGATCTGGTGGCGGCCATAATCGCTTTTTTCGGGGTGCGTGCCGCCGACAAGCCGGCTGACCAGGAGCACCCGTTCGGTCACGGCAAGTGGGAAAATGTGTCCGGCACTATTGAAGCGGTACTGATTTTTATCGCCGCCGTGTGGATAATATACGAGGCAGTCAACCGCATCCTGCACAATGCGGCGGTAGAAATGCTGGGCTGGGGTATTGCAGTCATGCTGGTTTCGGTCGTCGCCAATACCCTGGTCAGCCGCCGACTATTCAAGGTCGCCAAAGCCACGGAGTCTGTAGCCCTGGAAGCTGACGGCCAGCACCTGAGGACGGATGTCATGACCTCTGCCGGGGTACTGATCGGATTGGCGCTGGTCCAGTTAACCGGATTGGAGATTCTGGACCCGGTGATTGCTATCTTTGTAGCGCTCATCATCATCAAGGCGGCTTATGATATTCTCCGGAAATCGTTCGGCAGTATCGTTGATACCGGGCTGCCGGATGAAGAACAGGCAGTAATTGCCGACATTATCAACGCTCATCGGGAGAAACTGGCCGGTTTCCATGGCCTCCGCACCCGTAAGGCGGGCTCCCAGCGTTTTGCCGAACTCCATCTGGTCATGCCCCGATATCTGTCGGTTGACGAAGCCCATCGGGTATGCGACCACCTGGAGGAAGACCTGAAATCAAGACTGCCGATGCTGGAAATTACGTTGCATGTTGAACCATGCGAAGATGAAAATTGTCCCCTGTGCGCCGTTACCTGTCCGGAAAGAAAAACCAGAAAGAAACCCCGGCGGCAAGCAGGTTAA
- the trkA gene encoding Trk system potassium transporter TrkA: protein MRIIIAGGGVVGSNIAELLSVENHDVVVIEESAALVETIQRQLDVQVIKGNAATPRILREVEANRADLVLAVTDSDETNMVICFIAKEMGAARTAARIRNPDYSGYFQLPAKSPGATRRIVRPKSLGIDIFINPEAEMAAEILSILAGFYSTPAEQFGDGVVQLREFKVEDQSLFDKKLADIKDSIPFHIVAVGHSDGGVIARPDVVLHEGDTIYIAAAGDQLERLGRIFAIPKRPTRSVAVIGGGRVGCLVAEGLARRGVRVKLVERDQDKAEEIAAKLENISVLQGDPTERDFLVQQGIGNADAVVAATENDELNILASLLAKNLGVGRTLTVINKPDYIPLAEAAGIDVAGSPAIIAARKIAHYVLRGGAIAAAVLEQSTLEAIEFVVTPVAALAGKMLSEVTIPDESVVAAIIRNGRPVVPPDDGVIESGDHILMISTLAAIPAVENLFK from the coding sequence ATGAGGATCATTATTGCCGGCGGCGGGGTCGTTGGTTCCAATATCGCCGAGCTGCTGTCCGTTGAAAATCATGACGTAGTGGTCATTGAAGAATCAGCCGCTCTGGTGGAAACAATTCAACGCCAACTTGATGTGCAGGTAATCAAGGGTAATGCGGCGACGCCACGGATTCTGCGCGAGGTTGAGGCCAACCGTGCTGACCTGGTACTCGCAGTTACCGATTCCGATGAAACCAACATGGTTATCTGTTTCATCGCCAAGGAAATGGGAGCCGCCCGGACTGCCGCCCGTATTCGCAATCCTGATTACAGCGGTTATTTTCAGCTGCCGGCTAAAAGTCCCGGCGCGACCCGGCGTATCGTGCGGCCCAAGAGCCTGGGTATTGACATATTTATCAACCCGGAAGCCGAGATGGCTGCGGAAATCCTGTCCATTTTAGCCGGGTTCTACTCTACCCCGGCTGAACAGTTCGGTGATGGAGTGGTGCAACTACGCGAATTCAAGGTTGAAGACCAGTCGCTGTTTGACAAAAAGCTTGCTGATATTAAAGACTCCATCCCGTTTCATATCGTGGCGGTCGGCCACTCTGACGGCGGCGTCATTGCTCGACCGGATGTAGTACTACATGAAGGTGATACCATCTATATTGCCGCCGCCGGCGACCAACTGGAGAGACTGGGGCGGATATTTGCGATTCCCAAGCGGCCGACCCGCAGTGTCGCTGTTATCGGCGGCGGTCGGGTCGGATGTCTGGTAGCCGAAGGTCTGGCGCGGCGGGGTGTCCGGGTCAAACTGGTGGAGCGTGATCAGGATAAAGCCGAAGAGATCGCTGCTAAACTGGAAAATATTTCCGTACTGCAGGGTGACCCCACTGAACGTGATTTTTTGGTGCAGCAGGGCATCGGCAATGCCGATGCGGTTGTCGCGGCCACCGAAAATGATGAACTTAATATTCTAGCCAGTCTGCTGGCCAAAAACCTCGGCGTTGGCCGTACTTTGACGGTAATTAATAAACCGGACTATATTCCTCTGGCTGAGGCCGCCGGCATTGATGTGGCGGGGTCTCCAGCTATCATTGCGGCGCGGAAGATTGCCCATTATGTTTTGCGTGGCGGCGCGATCGCTGCTGCGGTATTGGAACAATCTACTCTGGAAGCGATTGAGTTCGTGGTTACCCCCGTGGCGGCACTGGCCGGAAAGATGCTGTCGGAGGTGACCATTCCCGACGAATCAGTCGTTGCGGCCATTATCAGGAACGGGCGGCCTGTCGTGCCGCCGGATGACGGCGTTATTGAATCCGGTGACCACATTCTGATGATTTCCACCCTGGCGGCGATCCCGGCAGTGGAGAACCTGTTCAAGTAA
- a CDS encoding rubrerythrin family protein: protein MGNTEQNLAAAFAGESQASRKYLFFAEKAETEGLPQIARLFRAASEAETVHARNHLRVIKGIEDTSSNLKAAISGEQHEFSSMYPDFIEQARKEGQERAELSFQSANAVEKIHHSLFQKALNDVGLGMKIEEKPYFVCQVCGNTVLEVPDNCPICNAPRTSFKKVD from the coding sequence ATGGGAAACACGGAACAGAATCTGGCCGCCGCTTTTGCTGGAGAAAGCCAGGCCAGCCGGAAATACTTGTTTTTTGCTGAGAAAGCCGAGACGGAGGGATTGCCTCAGATAGCCCGCCTCTTCCGGGCAGCTTCAGAGGCCGAGACGGTTCATGCCCGGAACCATTTGAGGGTTATCAAGGGGATTGAGGACACGTCGTCAAACCTCAAGGCGGCCATCAGCGGGGAACAGCATGAATTCAGCTCCATGTATCCGGATTTCATTGAGCAGGCCCGGAAAGAGGGACAGGAGCGGGCTGAACTCAGTTTTCAGAGTGCCAATGCGGTAGAAAAAATCCATCATTCACTCTTCCAGAAGGCTTTGAATGACGTCGGCCTGGGGATGAAAATTGAAGAGAAACCGTATTTTGTCTGCCAGGTCTGCGGCAATACCGTCCTTGAGGTGCCGGATAATTGCCCCATTTGCAACGCGCCCCGGACGTCATTCAAAAAGGTTGATTAA